aatgttttttgtttttattgatTTAAATGTCATATAAATGACATAGTTGGAGTTTAAATTatgatatttatataaaaaatataatttaagttTAAGTTTAAGTACATGATATGTACTtaatcaatttttgtttattattacttttgtatttgaaaaagatACTAAAAATATTTGAGTTATCAATTTGGTCCAACATATGTATACAAGTAATATTCATTGTAATAACTTACCAAAAGTTCTGAGTTCAATTTCACTAATCTCATTTTGTCCCTAACGTACATAACACTTCTTTATGTTTACGATTGGTtagattttgataattgttatatattaataatataaaaatggatTCAATTGTGATAAATCGTTATCATAGTAAATATGTACGTACACGAAACATCtatattaaatttgaatcaaattgctaattttaattttctggtATTCTTATACAAAGTAAATGTTTATAATTGTTACACTACATAACAATATTTCGAATGGATCTGTAGATTATTATATTTCATGTTATATTAACATATTGATAGGATATTCTTTATGATATTTCTTATGTAAGCTATCTTATATTAATTttgagcgaaaaattgttcaattatatGCTTGTgttagcaacagaaattatattaactaaaaaataggaaaaaagtATAATGAAATTATACATGACAAATAgtcaataatatttatttgtattgatataataataaaatttacatatccatcaaaattatacaacaaatatttaaggattatattattattatagtttgAAAAAAAgtgttttttatattaaatagtatGAAAAAcaagtaaatttatttatatcatGTATGTAaatctataatatattatttgtgAATTTGTACACCAGCACCCCCTAAAGTTGTTAATGTAACAGTAAATCCATCTGCTATTAATTTTCGTGAAATACTTGAAATTGTTTCTGGCTGGGTATCtggtaataataaaatatatgcaTATCCACCACCACCAGCACCTGTAAGTTTAGCTGCTAAAGCATAATTTTGTGCCTCTGCACAAATTCTGTCTAAAGATGAATGTGAAACCTGACACGTGGTTAACAATCCTTGATTCATGTTAATAAGTGTCTGGAATTATACATGATATACAATAAGaagatgtaaatatttattaaaattgaaaataataaccactttctttctgtaattggtAATaagattttaaaattataaaaaaaaaggctTACCATTAGTTGTTTGTATCCTTCAAAAAGTGATTCATTATCAGTATTTGAAAGATtgttaattttttgtataacTTTAATTGCCTCTTTTGATATATTATCAATTGAATCCATAATTAGATCAATAATAGCAGGATACTTGTGTTTCAGTTCTGCTAATCTTTCTATTAATGCTTTTGTACTTCTATTAACTCTTGTGTCTACTagtaaaattttcatagtttgtGTATTGGCTATTGGTTTTATATAATCACCTTTCTTAAATTCTATTATCGATCCATATGTACAGATAGAATTGTCTATTCCAGATGGAGCACCATGcataattttttcacaatttaaagcatattttgaaataatttctaaatcagAAATATCAAATgtcttacaaatatttttttgcaaatGTGACCAATGCAAAAAACATGCAGCAAGACTAACTGCAAATGAAGCAGAACTACCAAGACCAGAACTGATTGacaattcagtatttaattcaaTTTGGAAAGGTTTCACATTAATTTTATCTCTctgtgtaatataaataaaaagataaaaaaatgcCTCTAAACTGAATTTCTGTGGCAAATTGCTATAACCAATAATACTAACAAATTCTTTTACATAATTATAAAACATTTCATGATTTTCTATGAATTCTAAATTTCTGTtagtaaaaaagaaattctgtATTTGTGGTAGaggtatatttataaataaatttactttaGGAAAACATATTTTAATAACTTGTTCTGTTTCTGGTAATTCAGCAAAATCTATAATTGTGCGTAAACCTAAACTAGCTGCAACAGCTGTTTTTCCATATACTACTGCATGTTCTCCATAAAGAATAACTTTTCCTGGGGCAGAAACTTTGAATTGAatcattttaaatttcttcaGTTTTGTTTACCTAACTGCTaacagaaaaaaaatgttaacacaTTAACATCAAATACAGTAACTAAATAATTGTTATTAAGAACACTATAGAAGTGAATAAAATGCTATAccttatataattttaatttaatttaattagttGATACTAATGTGTACTATTGAAGTATATAAAGCAGAATAGATTAGCTTCTCTGCTTTTGCCACTGATCAGGTGTTAATGTCTTTTGAGAAAATGCGTGAATCGTTTTAAGTTCGTCTTCTAAAATTGCGTTTACCAACCTAAAGTAGTAGtacaaaaaataacaaatttatgtacaatttctaaaatttctgaaatatttcttttaaattttgtagGTATGTGGAAATACAATACCTGTGACGTTGTAATAAAGGCTTGCCTTCAAATGCATCCGAAACAATTACTACAGAAAATTTAGCACCACAACCATCAGACTGATCTATCACTTCCTGTAACATTTAAAAtgagataaaaattatttaatgcactgatatatacatatatatagaaTACTCTGAACactattgtaaaaattgtattatttagtataaaaaaaaatgtattttcataAAAGTCACTCTATTGTCCCATgacataaaattttctttttaaatcataCAAGATGCTTACAAGGCAAAATCTGTTTTACTACTGGCTTGCATTAAACTTGTATATGCAATGTTGTTGTTATGCTAATTTAGCAAACTAATATTCAGTGGCAGAGCAAAGTTCAGATCCATGTAGAAgattatataatttacaaaagaatGCAATTATCTAGGACTTATTACTAAAGTTGgtgatttatattattataataatattgtaataagTAATATAAACTTTATATTATAGTTTTCATGTATATATCTAAGGAAATACATCACTGAATGTAAATGAATAGAaccaaattttttataaaaattgtaattaaatgtaCATAATTTTTCATAGAGACACATATATACATTCACGTTAGAATACATTACTTAtaagataaaaatttataaatttacatgCCTCATTTGTGAATTCTTTTTTgacgtaatttaatttttcaatactattttaatttacttacgtatattaaaaatgaaaaaaacacaACTACAAATGAGTTTATAAAacattaaaataacatttctaaatttataattatttaatattatattgatAAGTATTTACTATAagagttttgaaaattaatcctTTCGCTGCTAAGGTTGTGTACATACAGCCTCAACAAATACTCATTTAAAAAAGACATATTTTTATGTTCTTTGCAAGTAAAGCACATTTTGTAAAGGACATATAAAAACATTGTTGATGAGAATATATATGATATAACACTGTTTTAAACATTTGAATATCACAAAACacaagaaaatttttatagtcatTTATGTAGCATCGTTCTTCTGCAACATAGTATATGCGCTTATATTTAAATATGCATACACTGCAGCGAAAGAATTAAGAAATATGGTATTAATGcacataaattaattaattaattttatttcaaattcatataatattttttgatgtacaaaattgtttataattgaaatataggtagaaaataataaaatgtccACAAGAATATAGGGAaattaataatgtaaataaatcaGGGTATCTATTAGGAGCCTTTAGAAAACGACTAATAAtggataatattattattcctgCAATTGagatataaaacaaaattactaGCCAAAAATATAAATGATAGTTTAGTAAGACAATTAAATTGTTTTTACAGTAATATAATATatcctttttaatttttgtaaaaaatgatttactcttattgtttcttaattttactttcatttgttTTTTATTAGCCATAATATGGATATTCTGTTCCAAGTTAATATTACCTAATAACTTAATATTACTAAATACATCAGGACATGtccaaaaaatagagaaaatataaataattaatgtagCACAATATGCTACATATAAATCATCCTTTATAAACAAAGGTAACATGCTAAaatgtgaaattaataaaaaccaaaaacaaggaaatggatcatttttaaaatgtaataaaactggaatggcaacAAGTAGAATTGACTTTTCATGAACTTGaaatgaaaaaaggaaaaatgctAAGGCACAATTAATAAGAGAAATAATGAATGTCTCTTTTTGtggatttaaatatatatttatacaactGGGTAAAACTGCATATGTTGTCATTATCAAACAAAGTTGAGCTAACTGGATATTTGTAAAACTATTAtgtaatttataaagtatattGATAGCACACCAAATATTAGCAACTTTATCCTCAAATACACCTCTATAAACTGGAAATAACCGAAGAATAACACTTGTAAATGTTTCTAAATTGTTAAAGAAAGGTAACCATATGATAATAAATGTCAAAACTACTGTCAATGATATGCAAAACAACATTTCTAAATGGAACAACCaagagtttttttttaaaggtgAATACTTTCCAagtatgtagaaaaatattggtAATGCATGATAGAGTTCCATTTGTTTATAGTTTAATGCAGCTACAAATAAAAATGATccaataaaaaatgaattttgaagCATGGCTGTAACAGCACCAATAAATAATCCTAATGATGCACAATTGTATTGAAAATGACCGTGATCTATCAAAATTAAACCTGGATAAGTTAACATTATTAGAAGAATAATATGTTTCCTATTAAAAccaaataaattgaatatttctttttcaggGTTTGTTGGTACTTGATtagttaatataaaatatattatcgatGGTATATAAATTAAAGCATCTGTACATAAAACAGTAAGTCTCATGAAATACTTATGATCTTCAGATGAAAAGCCTCTGGATTCATATAATTTTACGTATGAAGAATTAATGCTATTGGCTATGTAACCTAGCACAAGACTATGATAAGCTGTTAAAGGAGGATAATCTAATCCCCAATATTGTAAATCATTGTCTGTTGTATTAGTATACCATTTTtcaattggaatatttattgTTATTTCTTGCCAATGTCGTTGTGCTTCATAATCTCCAAACATTGGagctttcccttggccactgtaTGAATGGTATGTAATGCACCATCTTAAAAGAATGGCAAAAAGGGAGATTAATATAATCTGTACATTCCCTTGCATTTTTTATCATATATGTTGACAATCTTCTGCAATTTATATTCCAAGTATACTCTTGGTTGCAATTAATAAAAGTTTCAGAAACAACGTGTAGCAACCTAAGTTTATAGTACAGAATTCGAGGTTAGAACAAAGACAACATAAAAAAACATAagaaatgtatatacatacgtaataAAATGCATAAAGTACGTACCACGTGCGAAGCATTCAATCCctcgattaatttctttttaatataacCCTCAGAATAGGGCATATTTAACTAGATACTTTTTAAAATCTGGACTTCACTCCCGGAGCTTTTTGAATACGTGGAAATTTTTTgtagtacatacatacatgtacttcgcttacaatattaaaatatatataattcgcaaacttttataaatgaatgcaatttaaaattataaatcttacaaaagtaatattgtaaattatttattattttataaccgAAAtggtttttaatttaattttacgtcAAAGATAAAGTAGCAAACTCATTGAAATAATTTGATATAGTATTATCGATCTGTTTTTAAGGATCCGTCTATACTTGAATTGAGCACCAAGTTAAGGCATTTAAAGCCACATTTCTACttgtgaaatatatatttaaagtaTCTCTACAGATTTTTATCGGTATGAACGGAATTTTCAATCACGCTACTACTTATTCGAGTTTAATTAAACCGAAGTATAAGttgtaagaaaaaaatagaagagaatCGTCCCTAAAAAACAACACTATTGACTACATAAAGAATGTTGGCAAAACTTTGTGTAATATAAGTCTCTCTTTGTTAGTCATTTATACACTTTCTTTATTTAaagaatacatatatattaaattCCAAGTGAAAATGTGGCTTTAGATGATCGGCACGATACTTATCTACACGTAGCAACCTAAAATATCGATCAATCGCGTGATTTCTACATTTCcggaattaatattttaacgtCATTTTTATTGTGCTTACGTGATAGAATTGACGCTTACAAAACAGTTTTTAACACTCTGAGATAAAAATGATTTCATAGGGTATCTTAGCTATTACATTTTCTGATGTAAGTACtgcattaattttattaatgaaatttgtaacgaaataattatattaaaatatatacaaattatttaataatttgtattcataaatacggataaaaattgttaacagaaaattcttcaaatactagtttatttatttaaatatgatTTGTGTGTTAAAGAACAAATCTGAAGTACGGTGTcgaacaaaagtattggcacaagctgtgttttataataaaattgtatgtaaatcagaaacgaagaatgatattCTATTAAATCTTGTTTCAAAATATTGTCTTAAGCCACTAAATTATGTGTACAAAAAACTTGGAAAATCAAAGATTTGTTTCAATCAAACTGCATGATTGAAACAAAAGTATTGACACATTTACTATTCTAAAATGTATCttgatgtaatatttaaattagtaTTTTGTTTGTTAAATTAGTATTTCTACTTATTCATAAGTTAATCaaataaatatgaattttttaaggtatataatcaatttatttttatttttatttgatgaATACAACAGTTTTTGTAACAAAATGAACACCACATTTAGTAACAATGCAAAATAGTTTAccgaaaaatattaatgataagACTTTGGAGATGATTAAACTATATACTATGGAAATTATGTTTATTCTTAAAGATCATACTTATAATAATGCCATTAAGGAAATTTCCTTCAATGgagttattataaatataaaaattaagttcataaaaacaaattattatataaattatatgtatacaaattatattttataatgtgtgtcataaaatattttccattatatAACACATTTTCTTCTTAAAAGTATGTTTACTCGTTGTTATCACATAGGCAACATTAGTGGTCTTTTGCATACatgtaaaaaatgttacaattatgcaagatatataatactgTAAGTAATaactaatttattttaattgttaatgtaaaagtataatttactttttaaacaTAGATAAATATGATtaaacaacaattccattaggaaacttttctttcttaaataaatgtaacaataataactttgtatttataaaatCTACGAGAGCAAAACCTAATTACTTCTTCAATAAACCACATTACATACATGGCACATTAATATTGTCTAATACCTGATTTCAGGTACTGCAATAAATgctataatttttataacaataataaattatcTTTAATAATTGCATACACATTATATCAATAGGATTATTATAAGATAATATTAATGTATCTATCCAGTCAACTTTAGGAAGGATATTGTTtcttgaataaaattatataaaatctgTTTCAGTACATATTCAGATTAATATTGTTTACACTTGAAGTGATAATTTAACATAATATCAtaatacttatatatatatattattgctATTAATTAATTGTATGGTAACAAGTAATATATATAGTACTATTATAtagtaatatatatgtataagtaCTATTGTTTAAGACCTTTGGTAATTCACTTTCATGAAAAGTGTAATCATATTATTTTACAGTGAAGAGGAATGTTAAAAATGAATAtacataaatgtaaatatagtacagaaaaaaagaaatttaaaatttatgtaaacATTAATTTTCTAATCAGCTATGTTATAGTTTAATAACTTTAGCTTCCAAATGTAACACTATCTACAGTTAGATTTTCGACgtaaaatatattgtatactgcctatttaacaatttatacaaaaatttatcCTGAttgttttaatcattttttcatAGAAAGATATGCatgaatcaatttttaataatattgaaatttattgatgaggatttgtattttataatgaaaaattatagtGCTTAGCATATCACATACAATAGATTATATTATAACATACAATTTCATTATACTGCATAGATATAATCTATTGAAATTGTTAGGAAGAATAGATTTTACTAatgttaatattaaataataagaatGTGATCAATCATGCGGTAACATATTACAAAATAACATATTTTTTCattgaattttgtatttatgaatcaatttttcaagaatatagtaatattttaaaatttctaaaaagcaatcatacttttttttaaaaatgtgtaTATTATATGCACAGCACACTGATATGCGATTAAAGTATAATAAACAATTaagcagaagaaatttttgtcTTCATAAAGTATAAAACTTATAGATTGTCATAATtgtgtttaataaatgttaataaatttaaaagttaGGAATTACTCCATGGTTGTTTTTTTACCCAAATGGATGTAATGCTCTAGGTGTTAATTGTAGTTTACACTACTTTAATAgattttaatattatacaacATGAATTGACATTTGCAATGTCTCTTTGCAATCCATGACTTGAGTTTTAGAAAATGATCTGCAGTGTttaattaatgtatttttaaGTTATGCAAAAAACTCGAATTTTATTGTTTATTGGACACTATTGGATTTCTCTCACATGCATTTGCAATCAATAAAATGCATAAAAAGGatgtttcttttataaatttccattatttttgCAGAAACAGAAATTAATCTTGGAACAAGAAATACAATTGTATCACATGAAACACTATTCTTTccaaaatattgtaacaaaaattatttctcataGATACCAAAAGTTTAAATAAACAACAAATTTAAACTACCATTAGAAAGACCAGACTGAGTTTCAGACTGATTTGTTTAAGATTTGAGAATCGAGATTATTTTAAAGAGAAATGTATGATTACTAGTTTTAGAAATTCTATTATAAAATGACggtaatgaataataatttaaagaatggttatatgttcatataaaaatattatttttagctAACATAAAAAGCATCATAAGAAGATAAAGGTGTAGCTCAAAACATTAAGATAACAGAAATTGAAAACTGAGGAAGTATTCAGAAATATGGAGTTTGTCCAGTACAACCACTGGACTTGAACCTAACAGAATTTTTGTGAAAGGAACTGGATTGACTTGTTCGAATTAGTATCTTTTACAACTAATACAATAAACAAGAAGCAAGATACAATAAGAAACTTGGAGAAACTAATTATTAGAATGTATAGAATATATTATGCTATCATAAAACAAATGCAGATTTATCAACAAACAGATGGTTTAAGAGTAGTTGTCTGTATCATTTAGAacgtaattaaaaaatgtaaaatacagtTAGTTATATACATTAGTAGCTTTTTTCAATAAAAGAAGTTACACGAGGTAATTTCaaactgttttttcttttttaaaaaatcgttGCATTCTTTAGTCTGCATAGTCATATCAAACTTTGCATGGTAGTATATATGCCTTTGCATATCTAGTAACAaaacttgtattttttataatatcaaGCATACACTACTAGTCACAAATAAAAGGTATAACTTTAAGATAATCTAATAATGCTAGGTAAGATACTACTTTTGTGTACATTCATGATTACTTCAagaattttttcatttgttttgtTTGATGTTGCATACTGTATTGTGCATTTTCAGCTTTTGTAATAAGTGAATCCAATTTATCTAAATGGGATCCCATCTTTTCATTGAGGTCCACTTTTTTTGGCGTTGATGAGTCAGATTTTATATTATCCATAGTTTTTCTATCATCTGATAATTCTTCTGTCAATTTTTGTTCACTTGTAGCTGCTTCATCATGAACATTTGTTGTATCATTATGGTTTTGttcaatgattttattttctGGTAAATTGTTTCGAGATCCTACTTTTACTTTCAATAGAGTACCCAAACTGCCACAAACAGTCTGTAAAATAGTTCACTTTTATGAACTATTACTTTAACAAtgttgtattatttaaaaatattattctttttaacattaattattttaacataaataatagagttattttcattgaattaaaacaAGTAATAAGTTATGGATTAATGaatgttaaataatatataatcaaCTATGTAACCTTGAATCTGTTAATTTTTTTCTGTGTTGCATTGAGAATACTATTTAGTTCATCTAATCCACCACTGATCCGTTGCGCAGCTTCGTTTGAAGTATCCAAAttctataaattattcaaaaatctgTTTCATTTTCCTTGAACAAAATTCCAAGATCATTAATTCACTGTATATGTACTGTGTGTGTTAAATTACAACTCAATTCTTTATTCTTAATtgcataaatataaaaatataagaattgtaatttttgaaaatatttaacaata
This window of the Ptiloglossa arizonensis isolate GNS036 chromosome 13, iyPtiAriz1_principal, whole genome shotgun sequence genome carries:
- the Gny gene encoding ALG6 alpha-1,3-glucosyltransferase garnysstan, producing MIQFKVSAPGKVILYGEHAVVYGKTAVAASLGLRTIIDFAELPETEQVIKICFPKVNLFINIPLPQIQNFFFTNRNLEFIENHEMFYNYVKEFVSIIGYSNLPQKFSLEAFFYLFIYITQRDKINVKPFQIELNTELSISSGLGSSASFAVSLAACFLHWSHLQKNICKTFDISDLEIISKYALNCEKIMHGAPSGIDNSICTYGSIIEFKKGDYIKPIANTQTMKILLVDTRVNRSTKALIERLAELKHKYPAIIDLIMDSIDNISKEAIKVIQKINNLSNTDNESLFEGYKQLMTLINMNQGLLTTCQVSHSSLDRICAEAQNYALAAKLTGAGGGGYAYILLLPDTQPETISSISRKLIADGFTVTLTTLGGAGVQIHK
- the LOC143153705 gene encoding uncharacterized protein LOC143153705 — protein: MSQAYIHACERAELLGLPIPSEEEWKETHNTDDENYGCEEDDDTVIQNLDTSNEAAQRISGGLDELNSILNATQKKINRFKTVCGSLGTLLKVKVGSRNNLPENKIIEQNHNDTTNVHDEAATSEQKLTEELSDDRKTMDNIKSDSSTPKKVDLNEKMGSHLDKLDSLITKAENAQYSMQHQTKQMKKFLK
- the LOC143153706 gene encoding dolichyl pyrophosphate Man9GlcNAc2 alpha-1,3-glucosyltransferase-like, which produces MQGNVQIILISLFAILLRWCITYHSYSGQGKAPMFGDYEAQRHWQEITINIPIEKWK